In a single window of the Amycolatopsis sp. cg5 genome:
- a CDS encoding amino acid adenylation domain-containing protein: MSEETLVEDVLPLSPLQQGMLFHASYDDSDTDVYTVQTVLGLDGELDVERLRAATVALLRRHPNLRACFVQEDMDEPVQVVLSEVDLPWTYLDLSTVDDQEAKLTALLAADRVAPFDLENPPLIRFTVIKLGPAEYRLVLTNHHILLDGWSLPLLVTDLLGLYAGRSLPPVRPFRDYLAWLAAQDADSALAAWKSALDGITEPTLLAPSQPSRVPVPPGKIKLELPEDLTRRLYARARELGVTANTIIQSVWGLVLSRLTGRDDVVFGATVSGRPADLAGVGSMVGLFINTVPVRVRTGAAAPLAEVVCRVQREQVALMDYQHVGLSEIQRATGDLFDTLVVFESYPIDDEAVAAGEAEAGLRLGRIEVDDATHYPMTLAVAAERELAVTFEFRPDVFDREFTETVAGYFRRAVEHLADGAGSPVAAVDLLGAAERARLLGFGTGKALDVPAVTLAQVFEEQSRLTPDAIAVADGETRLTFGEVNARANRLARYLAERGAGPERIVALALPPGPDVLVALVAVLKTGGAYLPLDPEWPAERLDVMIADARPAVTLWTYPELDGYGDTDPEPRANPAHPAYVIYTSGSTGTPKAVVVSHRSIVNLLVSHRTDLFDPAREAAGGRPLRVGHAWPMAFDASWQPMLWMFAGHELHLVPPDVRRDADALREFLAVHRIEFIELSPSLLGQVASEPGWRGELKVLGVGGEAVPPDLWRVLRETEGLAVHNLYGPTECTVDAAACEFSRMESPCIGSPVGNARAYVLDRQLNHCPPGVDGELYIAGDGLARGYLGRPGVTASRFMADPFGPAGARMYRTGDVARWTPDGLIDCRGRVDDQVKIRGFRIEPGEIEAVLLSDPRVARAAVVVREDLPGVRRLVAYVVLRDSTVDGLRELVASRLPDYMVPVAVLPIDTFPLTANGKFDTAALAAPDLSDANAVAPRTEREQRFADLFAEVLGLDSVGVEDSFFALGGDSIVSMRLVSKARAAGLKLSPRDVFEHRTVAALAAVAAEGEAPVREAGAGVGDIPLTPMLRWFAEQGTPHDRFSQARFLITPAGLDEAGLRGLVQSLLDRHDVLRTTFARADGQWRFTARPAGAVRAEDVIRRVDASGLSYESIGERLPGVLEEDLATLAPARGAMARFTWFDAGEGKQGRLLILLHHLVVDGASWGFLVQDLADDWAALRRGEAFASAYPGTSFREWALGLEKAAATRLPEVDLWRDMLSAPDPVLGARRLDPAVDTRATVRAARTSLDADVTRALLTSVPAEHGVSVDAVLLAALARALRGDGSLLVALEGHGREEQVVDGADLSGTVGWFTSVFPVRVDPGDGDVHKRLSRVEEQLALPDKGIGHGLLRYLAEALPGLPEPQIEFNYLGRLTAGERSGEPWTGAPETGAMGGGVDGSMPAPYCLVLNALVRDHEGGPVLEADWQWPSALFTEDRIRALSDAWFAALTAIARGEG, translated from the coding sequence GTGAGCGAAGAAACCCTCGTCGAAGACGTCCTGCCGCTTTCCCCGCTGCAGCAGGGCATGCTCTTCCACGCCTCCTACGACGACTCGGACACCGACGTCTACACCGTGCAGACCGTGCTCGGTCTCGACGGTGAACTCGACGTCGAGCGGCTGCGCGCGGCGACGGTCGCGTTGCTGCGGCGGCACCCGAACCTGCGTGCCTGCTTCGTGCAGGAGGACATGGACGAGCCGGTCCAGGTCGTGCTCAGCGAGGTCGACCTGCCGTGGACCTACCTCGACCTGTCCACTGTGGACGACCAAGAGGCGAAGCTCACCGCGCTGCTCGCGGCCGACCGGGTCGCCCCGTTCGACCTGGAGAACCCGCCGCTCATCCGGTTCACCGTGATCAAGCTGGGCCCGGCCGAGTACCGGCTGGTGCTGACCAACCATCACATCCTGCTCGACGGCTGGTCGCTGCCGCTGCTGGTCACCGACCTGCTCGGGCTCTACGCGGGCAGGTCGTTGCCCCCGGTCCGGCCGTTCCGCGACTACCTCGCGTGGCTGGCCGCGCAGGACGCGGACTCCGCGCTCGCCGCGTGGAAGTCCGCGCTCGACGGCATCACCGAGCCGACGCTCCTGGCGCCGTCGCAGCCGTCTCGCGTCCCGGTGCCGCCCGGCAAGATCAAGCTCGAACTGCCCGAAGACCTGACCCGGCGGCTTTACGCGCGGGCACGGGAACTCGGGGTCACCGCCAACACGATCATCCAGTCGGTGTGGGGCCTGGTGCTCTCCCGGCTCACCGGCCGCGACGACGTGGTGTTCGGCGCGACCGTCTCCGGCAGGCCTGCCGACCTCGCGGGCGTCGGGTCGATGGTCGGGCTGTTCATCAACACCGTCCCGGTGCGCGTGCGCACGGGCGCCGCCGCCCCGCTGGCCGAAGTCGTGTGCCGGGTGCAACGCGAGCAGGTCGCGCTGATGGACTACCAGCACGTCGGGCTCAGCGAGATCCAGCGTGCCACCGGCGATCTGTTCGACACGCTCGTCGTCTTCGAGAGCTACCCGATCGACGACGAGGCGGTGGCCGCCGGCGAGGCCGAGGCAGGCCTGCGGCTCGGCCGCATCGAGGTCGACGACGCGACGCACTACCCGATGACACTCGCCGTCGCCGCCGAACGCGAGCTGGCGGTCACCTTCGAGTTCCGGCCGGACGTGTTCGACCGCGAGTTCACCGAGACGGTCGCCGGGTACTTCCGGCGGGCGGTCGAGCACCTCGCGGACGGCGCGGGCTCGCCGGTCGCGGCCGTCGACCTGCTCGGGGCGGCCGAACGCGCGCGGCTGCTCGGATTCGGGACGGGCAAAGCGCTCGACGTCCCCGCCGTCACGCTGGCACAGGTCTTCGAGGAGCAGTCCAGGCTGACCCCCGACGCGATCGCCGTCGCCGACGGCGAGACGCGGCTGACCTTCGGCGAGGTCAACGCCCGCGCCAACCGGCTCGCCCGCTACCTCGCCGAACGCGGCGCCGGACCGGAGCGGATCGTCGCGCTGGCGTTGCCGCCCGGCCCGGACGTGCTCGTCGCGCTCGTCGCGGTGCTCAAGACCGGCGGCGCGTACCTGCCGCTGGACCCGGAATGGCCCGCCGAGCGGCTCGACGTGATGATCGCCGACGCCCGGCCGGCCGTGACGCTGTGGACCTACCCCGAGCTCGACGGCTACGGCGACACCGACCCGGAGCCGCGCGCGAATCCCGCGCACCCGGCCTACGTCATCTACACCTCGGGCTCGACCGGCACCCCGAAGGCCGTCGTGGTCTCGCACCGCTCGATCGTCAACCTGCTGGTCAGCCACCGCACCGACTTGTTCGACCCGGCACGCGAAGCCGCGGGCGGCAGGCCGCTGCGGGTCGGGCACGCGTGGCCGATGGCCTTCGACGCGTCCTGGCAGCCGATGCTGTGGATGTTCGCCGGGCACGAGCTGCACCTGGTCCCGCCGGACGTCCGCCGCGACGCCGACGCGTTGCGCGAATTCCTTGCCGTGCACCGGATCGAGTTCATCGAGCTGTCGCCGTCGCTGCTGGGCCAGGTCGCGTCCGAGCCGGGCTGGCGCGGCGAGCTGAAGGTGCTCGGCGTCGGCGGGGAGGCCGTGCCGCCGGACCTCTGGCGCGTCCTGCGCGAGACCGAAGGCCTCGCCGTGCACAACCTTTACGGCCCGACCGAATGCACCGTCGACGCCGCGGCCTGCGAGTTCTCGCGGATGGAGAGCCCGTGCATCGGCTCACCCGTCGGCAACGCGCGCGCCTACGTGCTCGACCGGCAGCTGAACCACTGCCCGCCCGGTGTCGATGGCGAGCTGTACATCGCGGGTGACGGGCTGGCACGCGGCTATCTCGGCAGGCCGGGCGTCACCGCGTCCCGGTTCATGGCCGACCCGTTCGGCCCGGCGGGCGCGCGGATGTACCGCACGGGTGACGTCGCGCGCTGGACGCCGGACGGCCTGATCGACTGCCGCGGCCGGGTCGACGACCAGGTCAAGATCCGCGGTTTCCGGATCGAACCCGGCGAGATCGAGGCCGTGCTCCTGTCCGACCCGCGGGTCGCGCGCGCGGCCGTGGTCGTCCGCGAAGATCTGCCAGGCGTGCGCAGGCTCGTCGCGTACGTGGTCCTGCGCGATTCCACTGTGGACGGACTGCGGGAACTGGTCGCGAGCAGGCTGCCGGACTACATGGTGCCGGTGGCGGTGCTGCCGATCGACACCTTCCCGCTCACCGCCAACGGGAAGTTCGACACGGCGGCGCTCGCGGCCCCGGACCTGTCGGACGCGAACGCCGTGGCTCCGCGCACCGAGCGCGAGCAGCGGTTCGCCGACCTCTTCGCCGAGGTGCTCGGCCTGGACTCGGTCGGCGTCGAGGACAGCTTCTTCGCACTCGGCGGCGACAGCATCGTGTCGATGCGCCTGGTCAGCAAGGCCAGGGCCGCCGGGTTGAAGCTCTCGCCACGTGACGTGTTCGAGCACCGGACCGTCGCCGCGCTCGCGGCTGTCGCGGCCGAGGGCGAGGCACCCGTGCGCGAGGCAGGCGCCGGTGTCGGCGACATCCCGCTGACGCCGATGCTGCGCTGGTTCGCCGAGCAGGGCACCCCGCACGACCGGTTCAGCCAGGCCAGGTTCCTGATCACCCCGGCCGGGCTGGACGAGGCCGGGTTGCGCGGGCTCGTGCAGTCCCTGCTCGACCGGCACGACGTGCTGCGCACCACCTTCGCGCGTGCCGACGGCCAGTGGCGGTTCACCGCGCGCCCGGCGGGCGCCGTTCGCGCCGAGGACGTCATCCGGCGTGTCGACGCGAGCGGCCTGAGCTACGAGAGCATCGGCGAGCGGCTGCCGGGCGTGCTGGAAGAAGACCTGGCCACGCTCGCGCCCGCACGCGGTGCGATGGCCAGGTTCACCTGGTTCGACGCGGGGGAGGGCAAGCAGGGCCGCCTGCTGATCCTCCTGCACCACCTGGTGGTCGACGGCGCGTCTTGGGGCTTCCTGGTGCAGGACCTCGCCGACGACTGGGCCGCGCTGCGGCGCGGTGAAGCCTTCGCGAGCGCTTACCCCGGCACGTCGTTCCGGGAATGGGCGCTGGGCTTGGAAAAGGCCGCCGCGACCCGTCTGCCCGAAGTGGACCTGTGGCGGGACATGCTCAGCGCTCCCGACCCGGTGCTCGGCGCCCGCAGGCTCGACCCGGCCGTCGACACCCGCGCGACCGTGCGCGCGGCCAGGACCTCGCTCGACGCCGACGTCACCCGCGCGCTGCTCACCTCCGTGCCCGCCGAGCACGGCGTCTCGGTGGACGCCGTGCTGCTCGCGGCGCTCGCGCGCGCACTGCGCGGCGACGGTTCACTGCTCGTCGCGCTCGAAGGCCACGGCCGCGAGGAGCAGGTCGTCGACGGCGCGGACCTGTCCGGCACCGTCGGCTGGTTCACCAGCGTGTTCCCGGTCAGGGTCGACCCCGGTGACGGTGACGTCCACAAGCGACTGTCCCGAGTGGAGGAACAGCTCGCGTTGCCGGACAAGGGAATCGGACACGGTCTGCTGCGCTACCTGGCCGAGGCGCTGCCCGGCCTGCCCGAGCCGCAGATCGAGTTCAACTATCTCGGCAGGCTCACCGCGGGTGAGCGCTCCGGTGAGCCGTGGACCGGCGCGCCGGAGACCGGGGCGATGGGCGGCGGCGTCGACGGCTCGATGCCCGCGCCCTACTGCCTGGTCCTCAACGCGCTGGTGCGGGACCACGAGGGCGGCCCGGTGCTGGAGGCCGACTGGCAGTGGCCGTCGGCACTGTTCACCGAGGACCGGATCCGGGCGCTTTCCGACGCGTGGTTCGCCGCGCTCACAGCTATCGCAAGGGGTGAAGGATGA